In Gossypium arboreum isolate Shixiya-1 chromosome 6, ASM2569848v2, whole genome shotgun sequence, the following are encoded in one genomic region:
- the LOC108485458 gene encoding protein POST-ILLUMINATION CHLOROPHYLL FLUORESCENCE INCREASE, chloroplastic isoform X1 has protein sequence MAANASIFRSPAQPFQPFSATNRMRAASSFMGASLRNKSPKKKRSANINGKVSATATVTASPMQEIKEYPLPSWAMFELGKAPVYWKTMNGLPPTSGEKLKLFYNPEASKLAPNEEFGIAFNGGFNQPIMCGGEPRQMLKKARGKVDNPIYTIQICIPKHAVNLIFSFTNGVDWDGPYRLQFQVPKAWQNRPIEFFNQGLAEELSKEGACDRAIFPDTSIVVDRCAMIGNLSKEGGDRCSLDWVPGCMDPTSHLYNPLANVDDGSCPLDSDVEE, from the exons ATGGCTGCAAATGCTTCAATCTTTAGGTCTCCAGCTCAACCCTTTCAACCCTTTTCAGCTACTAACCGAATGAGAG CAGCTAGTAGCTTTATGGGTGCTTCATTGCGAAATAAATCTCCAAAGAAGAAAAGATCAGCCAATATTAATGGGAAAGTGAGTGCTACTGCTACTGTTACAGCAAGTCCTATGCAAGAAATTAAAGA GTATCCGCTCCCTTCGTGGGCAATGTTCGAACTAGGGAAGGCTCCGGTATATTGGAAAACCATGAACGGTCTTCCTCCTACCTCT GGAGAAAAGTTGAAGCTTTTCTACAATCCAGAAGCAAGCAAACTCGCTCCGAACGAAGAGTTCGGGATTGCTTTTAATG GAGGTTTCAATCAACCTATCATGTGTGGTGGTGAACCTAGACAAATGCTAAAGAAAGCTCGAGGCAAAGTTGATAATCCGATATACACCATCCAGATATGCATCCCTAAGCATG CTGTGAACTTGATCTTCTCATTCACAAATGGAGTTGATTGGGATGGTCCTTACAGACTCCAATTCCAAGTTCCAAAAGCATGGCAAAACAGACCGATTGAATTCTTTAACCAG GGTTTGGCAGAGGAGCTGAGTAAAGAAGGTGCATGTGACAGAGCAATATTTCCAGACACGAGTATTGTTGTGGATAGATGTGCTATGATTGGCAACTTGTCTAAAGAAGGA GGTGATCGATGCAGTCTTGATTGGGTTCCTGGATGTATGGATCCTACTTCACACTTATATAACCCTTTGGCTAATGTAGATGATGGATCTTGCCCTCTTGATTCTGATGTTGAAGAGTAG
- the LOC108485458 gene encoding protein POST-ILLUMINATION CHLOROPHYLL FLUORESCENCE INCREASE, chloroplastic isoform X2 codes for MAANASIFRSPAQPFQPFSATNRMRASSFMGASLRNKSPKKKRSANINGKVSATATVTASPMQEIKEYPLPSWAMFELGKAPVYWKTMNGLPPTSGEKLKLFYNPEASKLAPNEEFGIAFNGGFNQPIMCGGEPRQMLKKARGKVDNPIYTIQICIPKHAVNLIFSFTNGVDWDGPYRLQFQVPKAWQNRPIEFFNQGLAEELSKEGACDRAIFPDTSIVVDRCAMIGNLSKEGGDRCSLDWVPGCMDPTSHLYNPLANVDDGSCPLDSDVEE; via the exons ATGGCTGCAAATGCTTCAATCTTTAGGTCTCCAGCTCAACCCTTTCAACCCTTTTCAGCTACTAACCGAATGAGAG CTAGTAGCTTTATGGGTGCTTCATTGCGAAATAAATCTCCAAAGAAGAAAAGATCAGCCAATATTAATGGGAAAGTGAGTGCTACTGCTACTGTTACAGCAAGTCCTATGCAAGAAATTAAAGA GTATCCGCTCCCTTCGTGGGCAATGTTCGAACTAGGGAAGGCTCCGGTATATTGGAAAACCATGAACGGTCTTCCTCCTACCTCT GGAGAAAAGTTGAAGCTTTTCTACAATCCAGAAGCAAGCAAACTCGCTCCGAACGAAGAGTTCGGGATTGCTTTTAATG GAGGTTTCAATCAACCTATCATGTGTGGTGGTGAACCTAGACAAATGCTAAAGAAAGCTCGAGGCAAAGTTGATAATCCGATATACACCATCCAGATATGCATCCCTAAGCATG CTGTGAACTTGATCTTCTCATTCACAAATGGAGTTGATTGGGATGGTCCTTACAGACTCCAATTCCAAGTTCCAAAAGCATGGCAAAACAGACCGATTGAATTCTTTAACCAG GGTTTGGCAGAGGAGCTGAGTAAAGAAGGTGCATGTGACAGAGCAATATTTCCAGACACGAGTATTGTTGTGGATAGATGTGCTATGATTGGCAACTTGTCTAAAGAAGGA GGTGATCGATGCAGTCTTGATTGGGTTCCTGGATGTATGGATCCTACTTCACACTTATATAACCCTTTGGCTAATGTAGATGATGGATCTTGCCCTCTTGATTCTGATGTTGAAGAGTAG
- the LOC108484439 gene encoding phosphatidylcholine:diacylglycerol cholinephosphotransferase 1-like: MKTAEATAATTTVLSPGYKRSPKSNGKVNGTAAKKTGVNHGNGGDISNGKASFMKWTLDDVVYVAKYHRLPCFFAAWFLFFIYVEYTLRMVPDSSPPFDLGFVVTRSFHRALASWPELNSLLAALNTVFVAMQSVYIIGTWVVEGRPRATISALFMFTCRGILGYSTQLPLPQEFVGSGMDFPVGNVSFFLFYSGHVAGSVIASLDMRRMQRWELAWLFDILNVLQAVRLLGTRGHYTIDLAVGVGAGILFDSLAGKYIESRRKSAVASGTMKLG; this comes from the exons ATGAAGACCGCCGAGGCAACCGCCGCCACGACGACCGTTCTCAGCCCCGGTTACAAACGTTCCCCCAAATCCAACGGCAAGGTCAACGGCACAGCTGCTAAGAAAACCGGCGTTAATCATGGCAATGGTGGTGACATTTCTAACGGGAAAGCATCGTTCATGAAGTGGACACTCGACGACGTCGTTTACGTCGCTAAATACCACCGCTTACCCTGTTTTTTCGCGGCGTGGTTCTTGTTTTTCATATACGTGGAGTACACGCTCCGGATGGTACCGGATTCATCCCCGCCGTTTGATCTGGGGTTCGTCGTCACACGATCTTTCCACCGCGCCTTGGCTTCATGGCCGGAACTTAATTCCCTTTTAGCTGCTCTTAACAcg GTATTTGTTGCGATGCAATCAGTCTATATAATAGGGACATGGGTCGTTGAAGGTCGACCAAGGGCGACAATTTCTGCTCTGTTCATGTTTACGTGTCGTGGGATTCTTGGTTACTCAACGCAGCTGCCATTACCTCAG GAATTTGTGGGGTCAGGAATGGATTTTCCGGTAGGGAATGtatcttttttcctcttctactCCGGCCATGTTGCCGGATCGGTGATTGCTTCGTTAGACATGAGGCGAATGCAGAGATGGGAATTAGCATGGTTGTTTGACATACTCAATGTACTTCAAGCCGTGAGATTGCTCGGTACGAGGGGTCATTACACGATCGATCTGGCGGTTGGCGTCGGTGCCGGGATTTTATTCGATTCGCTCGCGGGCAAGTATATAGAGAGCAGGAGAAAATCTGCAGTTGCTTCAGGTACCATGAAGTTAGGCTAA
- the LOC108484629 gene encoding probable disease resistance protein At1g52660, with the protein MVNCCPVQWSFENFLLRGWDFIVSHANYVWKLKQTLPTLSAALQELRAQRNDVRRQVDLAEQRLLKPFEQVQLWLSKAETMITEAQELVSNGPQQMNNLCLGGCASKSCLSSYKFGKKVVKMLQEISDHKSKGVFEKVAVNQPAASVVVRPVEQAVDLESTIQKVWSCIVETDAGIVGLYGLGGVGKTTILTKLNNKFSTKPNNFDVVIWALVSKDYDVGKIQDRIGVNLGFSDDSWKHKSVEEKAVDIYGVLRNKKFVVLLDDLWERVNLNQVGIPKPSQENGSKLIFTTRSLEVCGEMGARKKIKVECLESEKAWELFQDEVGYETLNSHPDIPNLAKQVAERCGGLPLALITIGRAMACKKTLGEWKYAIEMLKRCALSKMENEVFPLLKFSYDNLPNATMKSCLLYCCLHPEDYCIPKKRLVEYWFCEGLLNEFDRISDAQMQGDDIISSLLNACLLENGGVINGEDCVKMHDVIRDMALWITREFEATENNFFVKVGAQLFEEPDVKAWESVKRMSVMENKIAVLKETPKCPNLRTLFLSRNKLKVINGGFFQFIPHLSVLDLSTNNELRALPKGISELISLECLDLSWTGIEELPMELKSLTKLKLLDLSCMFNLRKIPQHLISCFFELQIFRLWPYPKDYPNEDNVLNGGNEKLIEEFERFTTFEHTKDTDKKHVLSRKIPEL; encoded by the coding sequence ATGGTCAATTGCTGCCCCGTGCAATGGAGTTTCGAGAATTTCCTTCTTCGTGGCTGGGATTTCATTGTTAGCCATGCTAATTATGTCTGGAAGCTTAAACAAACTCTTCCAACTTTATCTGCTGCTCTTCAAGAACTGAGGGCCCAAAGAAATGACGTGCGAAGGCAGGTTGATCTTGCAGAACAAAGACTATTGAAGCCATTTGAGCAAGTTCAGCTATGGCTTTCAAAAGCAGAAACTATGATAACAGAGGCGCAAGAATTGGTTTCAAATGGTCCTCAACAAATGAATAACTTGTGTCTCGGCGGCTGTGCTTCCAAGAGTTGCCTGTCTAGCTACAAGTTTGGTAAAAAAGTGGTCAAAATGCTTCAGGAAATAAGCGATCATAAGAGTAAAGGAGTTTTTGAGAAGGTAGCGGTGAATCAGCCCGCAGCTTCAGTGGTAGTAAGACCTGTAGAGCAGGCGGTTGATCTGGAATCCACAATCCAAAAGGTGTGGAGTTGCATCGTAGAAACAGATGCGGGGATCGTTGGCCTCTATGGCTTGGGGGGCGTTGGCAAGACAACAATCTTGACCAAACTCAACAACAAGTTTAGCACCAAACCGAATAATTTTGATGTTGTTATCTGGGCGTTGGTGTCTAAAGATTACGATGTTGGAAAGATTCAAGATAGGATTGGTGTAAATCTTGGGTTTTCAGATGACTCATGGAAGCATAAAAGTGTTGAAGAGAAAGCTGTAGATATCTATGGGGTCTTGCGCAACAAGAAATTTGTTGTATTATTGGATGATTTATGGGAGAGGGTGAATTTGAACCAAGTTGGGATACCAAAACCAAGCCAAGAAAATGGTTCCAAACTTATTTTCACTACACGGTCTTTGGAGGTATGTGGTGAAATGGGAGctcgaaagaaaatcaaagtggaGTGCCTGGAATCGGAGAAGGCTTGGGAATTGTTTCAAGACGAGGTTGGATATGAAACTCTCAACAGCCATCCAGATATCCCAAACCTAGCTAAACAAGTAGCTGAAAGGTGCGGTGGGCTGCCTCTTGCACTAATTACAATCGGTCGTGCCATGGCTTGCAAGAAAACACTTGGGGAATGGAAGTATGCAATTGAGATGTTGAAGCGATGTGCATTGTCAAAAATGGAAAATGAGGTATTTCCGCTTTTAAAATTCAGTTATGATAATTTGCCTAATGCGACAATGAAAAGTTGCCTCCTATATTGTTGTCTACACCCTGAAGATTATTGTATTCCCAAAAAGAGATTAGTGGAGTATTGGTTTTGTGAAGGGCTATTGAATGAATTTGATAGAATTAGTGATGCTCAAATGCAAGGTGACGATATTATCAGCTCTcttttgaatgcttgtttattGGAAAATGGTGGTGTAATTAATGGAGAAGATTGTGTGAAGATGCATGATGTGATCCGTGACATGGCTTTATGGATTACACGCGAATTCGAAGCAACAGAgaataatttttttgtaaaagtaGGGGCTCAATTATTTGAAGAACCAGATGTTAAGGCATGGGAAAGTGTAAAAAGAATGTCAGTGATGGAAAATAAGATTGCAGTTCTCAAAGAAACACCCAAATGCCCTAACCTTCGAACCTTGTTTCTTAGCCGAAACAAGTTGAAAGTGATCAATGGTGGCTTCTTCCAGTTTATACCTCATCTATCTGTTTTGGATTTGTCAACAAACAATGAATTACGAGCATTGCCTAAGGGAATTTCGGAATTGATTTCACTAGAATGTCTTGATCTATCCTGGACTGGTATTGAAGAGTTGCCAATGGAGTTGAAATCGTTGACAAAACTAAAATTGTTGGACTTGAGTTGTATGTTCAATCTCAGAAAAATCCCACAGCATTTGATATCTTGTTTTTTCGAGTTGCAAATATTCAGACTCTGGCCATATCCTAAAGATTATCCTAATGAAGATAACGTTCTAAATGGGGGTAATGAAAAGCTTATAGAGGAGTTTGAAAGGTTTACAACGTTTGAACATACTAAGGATACAGATAAAAAGCATGTTTTGTCTAGAAAGATTCCTGAGCTTTAA
- the LOC108484985 gene encoding disease resistance protein RPS5-like has product MANCCPVQWSFENFLLRGWDFIVDLAEQRLLKPLEQVQLWLSKAETMITEAEELVSNAPQQMNNLCLGGCASKSCLSSYKFGKNVAKMLQQIDDHKSKGAFEKVADNQSAASVVVRPVEQPVALESTIQKVWSCIVETDVGIIGLYGLGGVGKTTLLTKLNNKFSTTQNDFKVIWALVSKDYDVGKIQDRIGGNLGFSDDSWKEKSVDQKATDIYGVLHNKKFVVLLDDLWERVALNQVGIPIPSQENGSKLIFTTRSLEVCGEMGARKKIKVECLELEKAWELFQDKVGYETLNSHPDIQNLAKQVAERCGGLPLALITIGRAMACKTTLGEWKYAIEMLKRCALPKMENEVFPLLKFSYDNLPNATMKCCLLYCCLHPEDYCIPKNRLVEYWFCEGLLNEFDRISDAQMQGDDIINSLLNACLLENGDELGEDCVKMHDVIRDMALWITHELKATENDFFVKAGAQLFEEPDVKIWESVKRMSVMENKLEVLNETPKCPNLRTLFLSQNELKVINDGFFQFIPHLIVLDLSKNPELQTLPKGISQLISLECLDLSYTGMEELPIELKSLTKLKMLDLNYMENLKRIPQHLISSFSKLQIFRMLLLENGDYPDEDNVLSGGHEKLIEELKEWKSCGVYSCANYTSRFHTLSSVTIIGCNKLRDVTWLILAPNLRNLELYLCLKMEEILSEGKLGEVASVIGSPYPKPFLKLETLYLQFLPKLKSIYWDALPFPCLKLIRINLCGELKKLPFNSDSAKGNLLSIEGSKDWWATVEWKNEATRDVFLPSFKSVYG; this is encoded by the exons ATGGCCAACTGCTGCCCCGTACAATGGAGTTTCGAGAATTTCCTTCTTCGTGGCTGGGATTTCATT GTTGATCTTGCAGAACAACGACTATTGAAGCCGCTTGAGCAAGTTCAGCTATGGCTTTCAAAAGCAGAAACTATGATAACAGAGGCGGAAGAATTGGTTTCAAATGCTCCTCAACAGATGAATAACTTGTGTCTCGGCGGCTGTGCTTCCAAGAGTTGCTTGTCTAGCTACAAGTTTGGTAAGAATGTGGCCAAAATGCTTCAACAAATAGATGATCACAAGAGTAAAGGAGCTTTTGAGAAGGTAGCGGATAATCAGTCCGCAGCTTCAGTGGTAGTAAGACCTGTAGAGCAGCCGGTTGCTTTAGAATCCACAATTCAAAAGGTATGGAGCTGCATCGTGGAAACAGATGTGGGGATCATTGGCCTCTATGGCTTGGGGGGCGTTGGCAAGACAACACTCTTGACCAAACTCAACAACAAGTTCAGCACCACACAGAATGATTTTAAAGTTATCTGGGCGTTGGTGTCTAAAGATTACGATGTTGGAAAGATTCAAGATAGGATTGGTGGAAATCTTGGGTTTTCAGATGACTCATGGAAGGAAAAAAGTGTTGACCAGAAAGCTACAGATATCTATGGGGTCTTGCACAACAAGAAATTTGTTGTATTATTGGATGATTTATGGGAGAGGGTGGCTTTAAACCAAGTTGGGATACCAATACCAAGCCAAGAAAATGGTTCAAAACTTATTTTTACTACTCGATCTTTGGAGGTATGTGGCGAAATGGGAGctcgaaagaaaatcaaagtggaATGCCTGGAACTGGAGAAAGCTTGGGAGTTGTTCCAAGACAAGGTTGGATATGAAACTCTCAACAGCCATCCAGACATTCAAAACTTAGCTAAACAAGTAGCTGAAAGGTGCGGTGGGCTGCCTCTTGCACTAATTACAATCGGTCGTGCTATGGCTTGCAAGACAACACTTGGGGAATGGAAATATGCAATTGAGATGTTGAAGCGATGTGCATTGCCAAAAATGGAAAATGAGGTATTTCCGCTTTTAAAATTCAGTTATGATAATTTGCCTAATGCTACAATGAAATGTTGTCTCCTATATTGTTGTCTGCATCCTGAAGATTATTGTATTCCCAAAAATAGATTAGTGGAGTATTGGTTTTGTGAAGGGCTATTGAATGAATTTGATAGAATTAGTGATGCTCAAATGCAAGGTGACGACATTATCAACTCTCTTCTGAATGCTTGTTTATTGGAAAATGGTGATGAATTAGGTGAAGATTGTGTGAAAATGCATGATGTGATCCGTGACATGGCTTTATGGATTACACACGAGCTCAAAGCAACAGAGAATGACTTTTTTGTAAAAGCAGGGGCTCAGTTATTTGAAGAACCAGATGTTAAGATATGGGAAAGTGTAAAAAGAATGTCAGTGATGGAAAATAAGCTTGAAGTTCTCAACGAAACACCCAAATGCCCTAACCTTCGAACCTTGTTTCTTAGCCAAAATGAGTTGAAAGTGATCAACGATGGTTTCTTCCAATTTATACCTCATCTAATTGTTTTGGATTTGTCAAAAAACCCTGAATTACAAACTCTGCCTAAGGGCATTTCACAGTTGATTTCACTAGAATGTCTTGATCTATCTTATACTGGTATGGAAGAGTTGCCAATAGAGTTGAAATCGTTGACAAAACTAAAAATGTTGGACTTGAATTATATGGAGAACCTCAAAAGAATCCCTCAGCATTTGATATCTAGTTTTTCCAAGTTGCAAATATTCAGAATGTTGTTGCTGGAAAATGGAGATTATCCTGATGAAGACAATGTTTTGAGTGGGGGTCATGAAAAACTTATAGAGGAGTTGAAAG AATGGAAAAGCTGCGGGGTATATTCATGTGCTAATTATACATCACGCTTTCACACATTGAGCAGTGTTACAATTATTGGATGTAACAAATTGAGAGACGTGACCTGGCTGATTCTTGCTCCAAATTTAAGAAATCTTGAATTATATCTGTGTCTAAAAATGGAAGAAATATTGAGTGAGGGGAAACTTGGTGAAGTTGCAAGTGTGATTGGAAGTCCATACCCTAAACCATTTCTGAAGCTTGAAACACTTTACTTACAGTTTCTACCGAAATTGAAGAGCATATACTGGGATGCCCTACCCTTCCCATGTCTGAAACTTATCCGTATAAATCTCTGCGGAGAACTGAAGAAGCTTCCTTTCAATTCAGACAGTGCAAAAGGGAATCTGCTCAGCATTGAGGGAAGCAAAGATTGGTGGGCAACAGTAGAATGGAAAAATGAAGCCACTCGAGATGTTTTTCTCCCTTCTTTCAAGTCTGTTTATGGATGA